One segment of uncultured Jannaschia sp. DNA contains the following:
- the typA gene encoding translational GTPase TypA produces the protein MDLRNIAIIAHVDHGKTTLVDELLKQSGTYRANEATTERAMDSNDLERERGITILAKATSVEWKGTRINIVDTPGHADFGGEVERILSMVDGVVLLVDAAEGPMPQTKFVTSKALALGLRPIVVLNKVDKPDAEPDRALDEVFDLFANLGADDDQLDFPAMYASGRSGWADMELDGPRENLDALFDLVIDHVPAPKQIADREKPFRMLATTLGADPFIGRILTGRVESGTLKAGQTLHALSREGQKIETFRATKILAFRGLSQQAIDVAEAGDIVTIAGMAKATVADTLADPSIDVPLPAQPIDPPTITVTFGINDSPLAGRDGKKVQSRVIRDRLMREAETNVAIKITDTPGGEAFEVAGRGELQMGVLIENMRREGFELSISRPQVLFREEGGQRLEPVEEVTIDVDDEYSGAVIEKITGVRKGELAEMKPAGAGKTRIIAHVPSRGLIGYHGEFLTDTRGTGVMNRVFHEWAPYKGAIPGRRAGVLISMEDGVSVAYALWKLEDRGKFFIGAQEQVYQGMILGEHSRENDLEINPLKGKQLTNVRASGTDEAVRLTTPVKMSLEQAIAYIDNDELVEVTPNAIRLRKRFLDPHERKRQARAAG, from the coding sequence ATGGACCTTCGCAACATTGCGATCATCGCACACGTCGACCACGGCAAGACCACGCTCGTGGACGAGCTGCTCAAGCAGTCCGGCACCTACCGGGCGAACGAGGCCACGACCGAACGGGCGATGGACTCCAATGACCTCGAGCGTGAGCGGGGCATCACGATCCTCGCCAAGGCGACCTCGGTCGAGTGGAAGGGCACGCGCATCAACATCGTCGACACGCCCGGCCACGCCGATTTCGGCGGCGAGGTCGAGCGGATCCTGTCGATGGTCGACGGCGTCGTCCTGCTGGTGGACGCGGCCGAGGGCCCGATGCCGCAGACCAAGTTCGTGACTTCGAAGGCGCTGGCGCTGGGCCTGCGGCCGATCGTGGTGCTCAACAAGGTCGACAAGCCCGATGCCGAGCCCGACCGCGCGCTGGACGAGGTGTTCGATCTCTTCGCCAATCTCGGGGCCGATGACGACCAGCTCGACTTCCCGGCCATGTATGCCTCCGGCCGATCCGGCTGGGCGGATATGGAGCTCGACGGCCCGCGCGAGAATCTCGACGCGCTGTTCGATCTGGTGATCGACCACGTTCCTGCGCCGAAGCAGATCGCCGACCGCGAGAAGCCGTTCCGCATGCTGGCCACCACGCTGGGGGCCGATCCGTTCATCGGCCGTATCCTGACAGGCCGGGTCGAATCGGGCACGCTGAAGGCCGGTCAGACGCTTCACGCCCTCAGCCGCGAGGGCCAGAAGATCGAGACGTTCCGCGCGACCAAGATCCTCGCGTTCCGCGGGCTGTCGCAACAGGCGATCGACGTGGCCGAGGCGGGCGACATCGTGACCATCGCCGGCATGGCCAAGGCGACCGTTGCCGACACGCTGGCCGATCCGTCCATCGACGTGCCCCTGCCCGCGCAGCCGATCGACCCGCCGACCATCACGGTCACCTTCGGCATCAACGACAGCCCGCTTGCGGGACGTGACGGCAAGAAGGTGCAGTCGCGCGTCATCCGCGACCGCCTGATGCGCGAAGCCGAGACGAATGTGGCCATCAAGATCACCGACACGCCCGGCGGCGAGGCCTTCGAGGTCGCAGGTCGGGGCGAGCTCCAGATGGGCGTGCTGATCGAGAACATGCGCCGCGAGGGGTTCGAGCTGTCGATCTCGCGCCCGCAGGTGCTGTTCCGCGAAGAGGGCGGTCAGCGGCTGGAGCCGGTCGAGGAAGTCACCATCGACGTCGACGACGAGTATTCCGGCGCGGTCATCGAAAAGATCACCGGTGTCCGAAAGGGCGAGCTGGCCGAGATGAAGCCCGCCGGTGCGGGCAAGACGCGGATCATCGCGCATGTCCCGTCGCGCGGCCTGATCGGCTACCACGGCGAGTTCCTGACCGATACGCGCGGCACCGGTGTGATGAACCGCGTGTTCCACGAATGGGCGCCCTACAAGGGGGCCATTCCGGGCCGTCGCGCGGGTGTCCTGATCTCGATGGAGGACGGGGTTTCGGTGGCCTACGCGCTCTGGAAGCTGGAAGATCGCGGCAAGTTCTTCATCGGCGCGCAGGAGCAGGTCTATCAGGGCATGATCCTGGGCGAGCACAGCCGGGAGAACGATCTCGAGATCAATCCCCTCAAGGGCAAGCAGCTGACCAACGTGCGTGCATCGGGCACGGATGAGGCCGTGCGCCTGACGACACCGGTCAAGATGTCGCTCGAGCAGGCCATCGCCTATATCGAC